The region GCTAAAATAGGACTAAATTCCCATCTCTTTAAGCAAAAAATCAGCTTGTCCTGCTTTCTGAACAACCCACAAAATATAACGGATATCAACTCCAATAGAACGGCTGTATTGTTCACTCCAGGTATAATCGTTTACAGTTGCTTCAAAAGCCCGGTCAAAGTTTACTCCAACTATTCTTCCATATGCATCCATAATTGGGCTGCCCGAATTTCCGCCGCTTGTATCCATATTGTAAATAAAATTTACCGGCACATCATTTAATTTTGGATAGATAAACTGACCAAAGTCTTTTTTATCGTAAAGTTCCTTTATCTTGGAATTTAATTTGTACTCGCCAGAGTTTTTTCCCTTTTCAATTACGCCGGTTAATGTTGAGATGGGAGAATAATATGTTGCATCTCTTGGCGAATAACCGCGCACATAACCATAAGTTAATCTTAATGTACTGTTTGCATCAGGAACAAAAGATTTTTGCAGCCATTGTCTTTTTGCATCGTTTAGCTTAGCAATAAGTATGTTCAGTTTTCCATCACGAACCAAAGTTTCTTTTCTTTCACTATCACCTAAATCAATTGCAGCTTTAACCAGATTTAAATACGGGTCATCAATATCATCCAGTGTTTCATCAGTATCTTCTAAAAGATCAAAATATTTTTTACTGTTCTTTATAAATGTATCATCATAAAGTTCGGCAATATATTCTTCTTTGTTCTTTACCTTCCTAAAAGATTTGAACGGTTCAATATCTTTTAATTCATCAAACGAGCTTGCATCATTGAATACTTTGTAAAATATCTTTGGTTCAAGATCAGACATATAATCATTATATAATTTTGTAATTAAGTTATAAAAGTCCTCTCTTTTATCATCTTTATACAATGCTTTGCGTTCAGTTTCCGGCTTCAGCATCTCTTTTTTATAATCAATAAAAAGCTCGGCGAGGCGATAATATTTTACATTACGGCTAAGCATTAAAAGTACAAGATTTCTTCTGCCGCTTTCAAAAATATCTTTATAAACATCATCAATCTCATTTAAAATGGTTCCATATTTCTCCTTTAAGGATAAATCGGAATCTATAAATGATTGTAACTGTTTTTCCTCTTCTTGTTTTTTCTGTACCAGATTTAGTCTATCCAATCCTTGCATTTTACCCCGATAATTTTTTTCGGTATTGGCAAGTCCTTGTATTTCACTGACAATATTTAATGCAAACTCAGGATCATCTTTGCCGCGCTCTTCATAAAGCCTTATCAGCCAGGAAAAAATATCCTGCACATAAGGAAGCTGAAATTTTTCCTGCATTATTAAAAACTGCGACGGCTGATGTTTAAATGTTCTGCCCGGATAACCAAGAACAAACACAAAATCTTCTTCGTTAACTCCGTTTGGATTAACCAATAAAAATTTTTTGGGTTTATAAGGGACATTACTTTCCGAATACTTTGCAGATGAGCCATCTGGAGCAACATAAGCACGGACAAAAGAAAAATCGCCATTATGTCTTGGCCAAATCCAATTATCAGCTTCACCTCCAAACTCACCGATTGTTCTTGGCGGCACATAAACCAATCGAATATCATTAATAGTTTTATATCTGAAGAGAACATACTGCTCGCCAACAAACATTTCAGAAACTTCTGCAGTTATTGTGCTGTCTTTTGCCTGTTCACGTTTTACTATCTCTTTAATTCTATTTGATATCATTGTTGTTCTTTGGGAAATATCTTC is a window of Ignavibacterium sp. DNA encoding:
- a CDS encoding S46 family peptidase, with the protein product MIKKINNNSLSFLLFLLITISFAFIPSKPDEGMFPLSDIKSINLNEKGLKIGVDEVYNPNGVSLVDALVKIGGCTGSFVSEEGLIITNHHCVFGIVSNVSTVENNYLENGFIARTREEEIPAKDVSCRITESYEDVSEEILEAANASEDISQRTTMISNRIKEIVKREQAKDSTITAEVSEMFVGEQYVLFRYKTINDIRLVYVPPRTIGEFGGEADNWIWPRHNGDFSFVRAYVAPDGSSAKYSESNVPYKPKKFLLVNPNGVNEEDFVFVLGYPGRTFKHQPSQFLIMQEKFQLPYVQDIFSWLIRLYEERGKDDPEFALNIVSEIQGLANTEKNYRGKMQGLDRLNLVQKKQEEEKQLQSFIDSDLSLKEKYGTILNEIDDVYKDIFESGRRNLVLLMLSRNVKYYRLAELFIDYKKEMLKPETERKALYKDDKREDFYNLITKLYNDYMSDLEPKIFYKVFNDASSFDELKDIEPFKSFRKVKNKEEYIAELYDDTFIKNSKKYFDLLEDTDETLDDIDDPYLNLVKAAIDLGDSERKETLVRDGKLNILIAKLNDAKRQWLQKSFVPDANSTLRLTYGYVRGYSPRDATYYSPISTLTGVIEKGKNSGEYKLNSKIKELYDKKDFGQFIYPKLNDVPVNFIYNMDTSGGNSGSPIMDAYGRIVGVNFDRAFEATVNDYTWSEQYSRSIGVDIRYILWVVQKAGQADFLLKEMGI